In Isoptericola variabilis 225, the genomic window GCAGGCCGAGGACGAACGCCACGACCACGAGCACGATGTAGTGCAGCCACGTGTACGAGCTCTCGGGCTCGTCCCAGTCGTCCTCGTCGTCGTCCTCGACCGGCACCCCGGCGCGGGCGCGCACGGGCTGCGGGTCGGTGCCGACCAGCGCGTCGAACGGCGACGCGGACGTGCGGCCGGCGGGCTGGCCGGGCTGCGCGCCCGGCTGGACCTGCGTCGGCTGCGCGGACGCCGTCTCCCACGGCAGGCTCGGCCGTGACGAGCGCTCCGGCACGCCGGCGGACGACGTACCGAACGGGGACGGGGGCTCGGTGCGCGACGGCGTGGCGGGCGCGGCCGGGGAGCCCCACGGCGACGGCGGCGGCGCATCGGGCGCGCCCGAGGACGACGACGGGGCCGCCGGCGCCGACGACGGACGGCCGTAGGCGGCCGCCGACGGGGCGGCCGGGCCGGTGAACGGCTGGCGGGAGGTCGTGCGCTGCGGCGCGCTCGGCCGCGCGGGCACCTCGGCCGACGGCGCACCGAACCGCTCGCCCTCACCGGGACGCACGACCGGCGTCAGGCGGCCCGTCTCGTCGACGCTGCGCACGCCGCCCGACGTCGCGGGCGGGCGCACGACCGGACCCTGCGCGCCGTAGCCCTGCGGGGCGGGCGGCGCCAGCTGCGGCGGCTGCTGGGCCGCGGCCTGCTCGCGCAGCGCGCGGCGCGACGGCGTGGGCCCGCTCGCGCGCGACGACGCCGGGGGCGGCACCGGGGCGGGCGCGGGCACCGACAGCGGCTGCCCGTAGCCCGGCGACGGGTACGACGACCCGCCCGGGGCCGGACCCGCGCCGCCCTGGGCGGCCGCCGCTGCCGCCGCGGCGGCCTGCTCGCGCTCGCGGATCTCGCGCCGCGTCAGCGGGCGCTTGCTGTTGTCACTCATCGAGACCTCGATACAGACCGTGCTTCGCGATGTACTGGACCACGCCGTCCGGCACCAGGTACCACACGGGCTGACCCGCCTCGGCCCGGCGCCGGCAGTCCGAGGAGGAGATCGCCAGCGCCGGCACCTCGAGCGTCGTCACCCCGTCGGGCGGCAGACCGTCCACCGTGAGGTGGTGCCCCGGCCGTGTCACGGCGACGAAGTGTGCCATGTCCCACAGCTGCGCGGCATCCTTCCAGGTGAGGATCTGCTCGATGGCGTCCGCACCGGTGATGAAGAACAGGTCCGCGTCGGGCCGCTCGGCCCGCAGGTCGCGCAGCGTGTCGACGGTGTACGTCAGCCCCGGGCGGTCGATGTCGACCCGGCTCACCGTGAACCGGGGGTTCGACGCGGTCGCGATGACCGTCATGAGGTAACGGTGCTCGGCCGGGGAGACCTTCGCGTGCTGCTTGAAGCTCGGCTTGCCCGTGGGCACGAACACGACCTCGTCGAGGTCCAGGAGCGCCGCCGCCTCGGAGGCGGCGACGAGGTGCCCGTGGTGGATGGGGTCGAAGGTCCCACCCATCACGCCGAGGCGCGGACGGCGCTGCTCGCTCACGCTGACCGGACGGACGCGGTCAGTGGCGGGAACCGACGTTGCGGAAGGCGTAGGTCACCAGGAGCATGGCGACCAGCGCGCCGAACGCGAGGACGCCGAGGACGACGGGCGAGAGCTCGAAGGCGCCCGTCGGAGCCTGCTCGGTGGCCTCCTGGGCGATCTGGACGGCGGTGTGCAGCACGGGTTCTCCTCCTGCGCGGGTCGTTGCTCTGCGGGTCCTGCGGTGCGGTCGGGCGCCGGGCGCAGGACCGCGGGCCCCAGTCTCTCACGGCCGCCGCGCTATCCCTCAGCACCCCTCAGGGACGCACGTGACCGTCGCCCTGCACGACCCACTTGGTCGTCGTGAGCTCCGCCAGGCCCATGGGCCCGCGCGCGTGCAGCTTCTGCGTCGAGATGCCGATCTCGGCCCCGAGGCCGAGCTGGCCGCCGTCGGTGAACCGGGTCGAGGCGTTGACCATGATCGCCGCCGAGTCGATCTCCGCGACGAAGCGGTCGGCCGCGCGCAGGTCGTTCGTCACGATCGCCTCGGTGTGGCCCGAGGACCACGTGCGGATGTGCTCGATCGCCTCGTCGACCGAGTCGACGACGCGCACCGCGAGCTCGAGGGCCAGGTACTCGGTCGCCCAGTCGGCGTCGACGGCGGGCACGACCTCGACGCTCTCGGGCGCGAACGCCGAGGACGCCGCGTCGCCGTGCAGGACGACGCCGGCGCCGGACAGCGCCGCGAGCGCCGCCGGCAGGAACGCCGGCGCGGCGTCCTTGTGCACGAGCAGCGTCTCGGCCGCGTTGCACACGCCCACGCGCTGCGTCTTGGCGTTCATGACGATCTCGACGGCGGTCGCGACGTCGGCCGACGCGTCGACGTACACGTGCACGTTGCCGACGCCCGTCTCGATGACCGGCACCTGCGACTGCTCGACGACGGTGCGGATGAGGTCGGCCCCGCCGCGCGGGATGAGCACGTCGACGAGCCCGCGGGCGCGCATGAGGGCGACGCTGCCGGGACGCCCGTACGCGTCGATCGACTGCACGAGGTCGCCCGGCAGCCCCTGCGCCTCGAGCGCGCGGCGCATGACGCCCGTGATGACGGTGTTCGACGCCGCCGCGGCGCTCCCGCCGCGCAGGATCACGGCGTTGCCGGACTTCAGCCCCAGGCCCGCGGCGTCGACCGTGACGTTGGGGCGCGCCTCGTAGATCATCCCGACCACGCCCATGGGCACGCGCAGCTGCCGCACGCGCAGCCCGTTGGGCAGCGTCTGGCCGCGCACGACCTCCCCCACCGGGTCCGGCAGCGCCGCGAGCTCGCGCAGCGCGTCGGCGATCGAGCCCACGCGCGCGGGCGTGAGCGTGAGCCGGTCGAGCAGCCCGGGGGTCATCCCGTCGGCGCGCCCCCGCTCGACGTCGTCGGCGTTCGCCTCGACGATCTCGTCGGCCGCGTCGACCAGGGCGTCCGCGATCGCGTGCAGAGCGGCGTCCTTCGTCGCGCGCGACGCCGTCGCGAGCGCCCGCGAGGCGACCTTCGCGCGGCGTGCGACGTCGTGCACGGCCGCGGTGACGTCGTCGGGCACGTCGGCGCCCGCGGCGGACCGGGTCTCGGGGAACGTGGTGGACATGCTCCCGAGACTACGACGCCGACCGCGTGGTGGACAGGCCGTTCCGGCCCTCGGGCAGGCGGCCCGCTACGATGCCGCGGCGACCACGTCCGGGCGCAGGAAGGACCACCGACGATGACATCCTCCGCGCCGGCACCCGCCGCCACCCGCACCGAGCGGCTCGACCGGCTACCGTTCACGCGCGCCCACCGCCGGCTGCTCGTCGGGTCCGGCATCGGCTGGGCGCTCGACGCGATGGACGTCGGCATCATGTCGTTCGTGCTCGTGGCGATCGCCGAGCAGTGGTCGCTGACCACCGGCGAGCGGTCCCTGCTGGCGTCGATCGGGTTCGTCGGCATGGCCGTGGGGGCGGCGCTCGGCGGCCTCCTCGCGGACCGGATCGGACGGCGCTCGGTCTTCGCGCTCACGCTCCTCGTCTACGGCCTGGCGACCGGCGCGTCCGCCCTCGCCGCGGGCGTAGCGGCGCTTCTCGCGCTGCGGTTCGTCGTCGGGCTCGGCCTGGGTGCCGAGCTGCCCGTGGCCTCGACGCTCGTGAGCGAGTACTCGCCCGCGCGCATCCGCGGGCGGGTCGTCGTCGTGCTCGAGTCGTTCTGGGCCGTCGGCTGGATCGCCGCGGCCGTCGTCGGCCTGCTGCTCGTGCCGTCCTCCGACGACGGGTGGCGCTGGGCGTTCGCCATCGGCGTCGTCCCGGCGCTGTACGCCCTGTACGTGCGGGCACGGCTGCCGGAGTCCGTGCGCTTCCTCGAGCGCCAGGGCCGGCACGACGACGCCGAGGCCGCGGTGCGCGCGTTCGAGCGCTCGGCGGGGGTCGCCGCGCCCTCGGCCGCGCCGCCCGCCGCCGAGGAGCACGGACCGGCCGCTCGCGAGCACGCCCCGCGCGTGCCGGTCCGCGCGCTGTTCACCGCCGCCCTGCGCCGCCGCACCGTCGCGCTCTGGCTCACCTGGTTCGGCGTGAACTTCGCCTACTACGGCGCCTTCACGTGGATCCCGACGATCCTCGTCGAGGACGGATTCAGCATGGTCCGCTCGTTCGGCTACACGCTGATCATCACGCTCGCCCAGCTGCCCGGGTACGCGGTCGCCGCGTGGCTCATCGAGGCGTGGGGCCGCCGCGCGGTGCTGCTCACGTTCCTCGGCGGCTCGGCCGTCTCGGCGGTCGCGTTCGGGCTGGCCGGCTCGGTGCCGGCGATCCTGGCGGCCGGGATCGCGCTGTCGTTCTTCAACCTCGGCGCCTGGGGCGCCCTGTACGCCGTCACGCCCGAGAGCTACCCGACTCCGGTCCGCGCCACGGGTGCGGGCGCGGCGACGGCG contains:
- a CDS encoding glutamate-5-semialdehyde dehydrogenase, whose protein sequence is MSTTFPETRSAAGADVPDDVTAAVHDVARRAKVASRALATASRATKDAALHAIADALVDAADEIVEANADDVERGRADGMTPGLLDRLTLTPARVGSIADALRELAALPDPVGEVVRGQTLPNGLRVRQLRVPMGVVGMIYEARPNVTVDAAGLGLKSGNAVILRGGSAAAASNTVITGVMRRALEAQGLPGDLVQSIDAYGRPGSVALMRARGLVDVLIPRGGADLIRTVVEQSQVPVIETGVGNVHVYVDASADVATAVEIVMNAKTQRVGVCNAAETLLVHKDAAPAFLPAALAALSGAGVVLHGDAASSAFAPESVEVVPAVDADWATEYLALELAVRVVDSVDEAIEHIRTWSSGHTEAIVTNDLRAADRFVAEIDSAAIMVNASTRFTDGGQLGLGAEIGISTQKLHARGPMGLAELTTTKWVVQGDGHVRP
- a CDS encoding MFS transporter, whose protein sequence is MTSSAPAPAATRTERLDRLPFTRAHRRLLVGSGIGWALDAMDVGIMSFVLVAIAEQWSLTTGERSLLASIGFVGMAVGAALGGLLADRIGRRSVFALTLLVYGLATGASALAAGVAALLALRFVVGLGLGAELPVASTLVSEYSPARIRGRVVVVLESFWAVGWIAAAVVGLLLVPSSDDGWRWAFAIGVVPALYALYVRARLPESVRFLERQGRHDDAEAAVRAFERSAGVAAPSAAPPAAEEHGPAAREHAPRVPVRALFTAALRRRTVALWLTWFGVNFAYYGAFTWIPTILVEDGFSMVRSFGYTLIITLAQLPGYAVAAWLIEAWGRRAVLLTFLGGSAVSAVAFGLAGSVPAILAAGIALSFFNLGAWGALYAVTPESYPTPVRATGAGAATAFGRLASITAPLVVLPLRDQIGTAGVFTVFAAAFLLAMAGSAMLVELRGRRLEEDVDEAAAEAG
- the nadD gene encoding nicotinate-nucleotide adenylyltransferase, which translates into the protein MSEQRRPRLGVMGGTFDPIHHGHLVAASEAAALLDLDEVVFVPTGKPSFKQHAKVSPAEHRYLMTVIATASNPRFTVSRVDIDRPGLTYTVDTLRDLRAERPDADLFFITGADAIEQILTWKDAAQLWDMAHFVAVTRPGHHLTVDGLPPDGVTTLEVPALAISSSDCRRRAEAGQPVWYLVPDGVVQYIAKHGLYRGLDE